The Babylonia areolata isolate BAREFJ2019XMU chromosome 2, ASM4173473v1, whole genome shotgun sequence genome segment tggttatgttcttgattccatttCCCACCAAATGCCGACATGGATAAAGACCTTTAACGTgtatttgtttgatattttgcacgcatacacacatgaatggggttcaagcactagcaggtctgcacatatgttgacctgggagatagaaaAATCTTCACTCTTAACACATCAAGCTCCCCAAAACTTGGAATCAAACTCTGGAAACTCTGGTGAGAATCTAGCATTTAACCATTTGGCCACAATGGGACTTTTAACCTAGCATTTGCTTTCCTCACAGCtgggaaacaaacaaatatagaAAAACTggtagaagagaagaaaaaaaacaaaaaacagctgtaCCTTGTAGTTGTCCATAATGACGGCAATCCATGGCTTGACAGAAGCCATCACGTCATTTAGCAGGTGCTTTTCCACGCGGGAACCTTCATTGTAAGTCAGATTGCCGACATGGATGGCACGGCGGACAGTAGGATCGGCCAAGTACTGACCGTAGtagttgttgtcctctggcgcctgggagaaagataaatgaatgaatcaatgaatgattaCATAGCGCTTATTCTcgctcggggtcatttgcacagcaggctgcctgcctgggtaaagccgagctatggctgccactgggcactcataatttgtttcctgtgtcattcagtcaggtttaagtcatgcacacatacacactcagacatgtaacattttatgtgtatgactgttttgtttatttaccctgccatgtaggcagccatactccgttttggggttgtgcatgctgggtatgtttttgtttccatatcccaccaaaCATCGACATGGTTTACATGATCTTTAAAGTCTATATTTATcttttgcatgcatatacacatgaagagggattcaggcacaaacaaatctacacatatgttgacctgggagatcgtaaaaatctccaccctttacctaccaggcactgttaccgagatttgaaccccggactctcagactgaaagtccaacactttaaccacttggcttttGCACCTGTCATAATAACAACATGCATATCAACATGGTACAGATACAGAAATCAAATCATTCGTGATATTCGACTGACCAGAATGaaactcaaacacaacacaaaacaataattagcatgcattccccctccccctcttccatttCCCCTACTTgccaccccaaccaacccccactcaccccacttcactgccttcctcctgcccaccacccccaccctcccaaataCAAAAACATGGCAGTTTGTAAACTGCCATATACATAAAACCACTCTGAAATTTAATTCTGCTGAGCTACTAAAACATGCTGGAAAGCTATCATTAAAATCTCCACTTGTGAGAAAACCTGGAATAAAACATAACATATTCACAGTTAATATGATTATGACATTTACACTTCTGTGCTGCATGTTCACATGACATATATAAACCAGAACAAATGTTTTCACATTTTATTGAAGGTGTTTctcaacaaccacacacagatcagtgaaaTTTTTGTGTCTAACAGAACAGCTGAACTGTGAGGCTGATCATTCAAAATCGTTTACCTGTGTTCGTAAGAAATTGTAGTAATCAGACAGCCCGGATTTCTGTTTGAAGTAAGGCACCTGCTTTGTCAGATCTCCATTCAGCAATTTATCAAAAATCTGCAACatcatccaacaaaaaaaatacaGTAAAATGCAACACAGTccaaatataaaacaaacaagaattaTCAAAATAACAAACTTAAAGGCTGACAAAGCACTCAAGAAAAATCCATGGGATATCAATTAAAATGCAGGCTCGTGGTTGGACAGTTTTTTGCCTGACCCCTCCTGCTCTCACTTCACTGACAGGCTGCATGAGTCGGGGGAATCTATCTGTCGCTGCAAGACATGGGAAAGGAGTCTGGTCTGTTGATACTGTTTACACTGAGCAGCAGTGTCCAAGTACCACTGTTtactctcaaccacacacactacgCCTTGTACCAGTTAAAACAACGGTCATAACCAGAGctcccatacccacacacccccacccccatcttttcaAGGCGAATAtatgtttttactttctttctttttccttttttttctctttttttttttttttatttaactgtCCAATAATAAAACAGTGGATTACTTGAAATGAAAAGCTGAATCCCGCAAGttatttctgggtttttttgtgtgtgggttttttgttgttgtttgttgttgttttttagagagAGTCCTATagtacacacattttttttactgATAAATTGTGAGCGGATTTCTCCATTTCAAATGATGAATGCTGCATATTGTTATTCAATAACTTAAATACatgttcttcgtctgtctgtccccagataacacacacacacacacacacacacacgcacacacacacactcgctcactccctctcattctttctcacacagacaaactgaaattccagatatgTGCGGCCAGATGCCCGGTGAACTGGCCAGCAGGGTTTTCGTTGTCAATGTGTTTATTTCAGACTGACGATGGTTGCTTAACTTAGAACCTACAGGAAGCATATAAGGACTGGATTGTCCACCTCCATCCTTTTGACTGACTGCAAATTTCAAATTTGGAAGTAAGCCAATGCAGAATTATTTTTTATTCGCTGAGAAATTTTGCAGtagattttttattcagatgttTGGGCAACATAAAAAATGTACCCATGCAAACTTATAGCTGTGTTTGTGGCCTGTTGGTATGTTTATTTCTGTGACGAAAAATTGATGTGGAGCTGTCATTTTCCCATCAGAACCTGTAAAGGAAAAGCTGAAGACACACCTCTTTTTACATAGGATTCTTTGCAGGTCTTTAAGAGATCAATCATATTTTTTTCAAcctgaatgcaaaaaaaaaaccagctacAAGAGGAGATACATAAGAATTGAGGAAAAGTGTGTTTCTCTCAAATGATTGTTGATGTTTGCTTCTCACAGATCATTTAGAAAATGGATAAACTCTCCAGATTTGCATATACGTGTAATGCAGATTAGGTTTAACAGATTCTAAACATAAACAGAGTGCCTGGAAAAATCTGTTTCTATGCTCTTTTATGAAAGGCGAGTAGATCCGTTGATTTACATGGTCATTCATAGACACCATACTCAATAAGATGAAGTCTTTGCATAAACTGTTCTCTAGATAAAATTTGGTGGCCTTATTTCAGTGACACATTTTCACAAACTATCAATACGATCTACATGCTGACAATGATATTCATAAAAGTAAGTCATTGGTGATAAAACTTTTATCAACCTAACAAGTGACCCCCAAATAagaaagacaattaaaaaaaaaattaccagaaAAGCTTCCATGTACTGCTTTTGCTTTATGAACTCAGTGGCTTTCAAGGCCTGGTTCCCAAAGTAGGCAGCCTGAGATTCGTCCAGCAGACCCAAATTGAACATAAAGTCTGCATACCTTGGGAACATCTGTTCAACAACACAAAAGGCTCATGATTACCCAAACTGAACATAAAGTCTGCATACCTTGGGAACATCTGTTCAACAACACAAAAGACTCATGATTACAAAAATTGAACATAAAGTCTGCATACCTTGGGAACATCTGTTCAACAACACAAAAGGCTCATGAGCACCCATGATTACCCAAATGGAACATATAGTCTGCACACCTTGGGAACATCCAACAACACAAAAGGCTCATCATTACCCAAATGGAACATATAGTCTGCATACCTTgggaacatcaacaacacaaaacgcTCATGATTACCCAAATGGAATATATAGTCTGCACATGTTGGGAACATCTGTTCAACACAAAAGGCTCATGATTACCCAAATCGAACATAAAGTCTGCAAACCTTGGGAACatatgtaaacaaaacaaaaggctcCCGTTTACCCGAACTGAAAACAAAGCCCACATTCCTTGGACGTATGTCAAACAATATAAAGTCTGCATGACTCATGATTTCCAAAATTAAGATagacctacaaaacacagttcatggcaTATTATCTTAAcaatttagctccttagggcaaataagataaggtcatgctgaggacgtcagccattCTGCTTAACTTATCATCCCCAGAATACTAGGAAAATAAATTCCTCCAAAAGGAAAAGGGCTGGCAGGTGTGCCTCACATGCCTAAAGTACTCACAGTGACAGGGTCGCACAGTCCGTCCCCGATGGCCATGCCTTTGAAGTTGATCCGGACTTTGGGCTGACCCTGGTTCTCCATGTGGATCTTGTAGGAGATAGCTGGCACATACTTCCCAGCATAGGACTGAAGACGCAAGAATGCAAGTCATTTGATATCATAAGTTTcactttcatctgtgtgtgtgtgtgtatgtgcacgtgtgcgtgggcgtgtgcatgtgtgcgtgtgcctgacaTATGCTTCTTTTAATTTTAAAGAGGTACCACAGTAGAAAGCTGAGATGCTTACAAAGATCTGTTTCCACATAATCATGTGCAATTTCTTGGGGGAAAAACCCCCCACTAAATTAAGTTAAAGCTTTAGATTCAGACAAGAAACACTCCACAAAtcaaaaactgaaaactgtccaCATTTTGTATCGGTATAGAAAACAGACAACCATGGCATGCCACAGATATTTCAATCAGCATGATGCATGAACATAAAAGACTTTACTCTTCCCAATCCCACAAACACAAgagttcccccttctctctgctcCCAACCCCACTCCTCTGTTCCCTAcaagtgcgcgcacgcacacacgcactctctctcacacacacacacacacactctctctctctctctctcacacacacacacacacacacacatatacatgagagaaaggagagacagactgtcTTGAAACACACAGTCTTCAGAGGAATAAAGTTTTGCCCCTGTCATACTGGGACCAAATATAATTTCAATTTGTTGTGTTAGCTGTCACAGAATATAGTTCAACATGAAATACTACACAATAATGGAAGGCTCAGAGACAAAGCTAAACACCTCTAATAAAAGAACACCCATCCAGTGAAGTTAATTTTcttgtgaatgaaaaaaaaaagattcatataCATCATTCTGGCATACCTCTCCAGTCACGTAGAATGGATTTGTTTGAAATTCTGTGTAGATCTGGAAAAACTGCTCCAGAAGACTGAAAGAAGAAAGCACAAGGTCAGGAGAGGTTCATGTATAATCAGTGGACCTTTCGCATGATTTCATTACAATAAGATAAATGCTGGTACACAATAAACATCTCTCCCCTGCCTTCTTATCTGGGTGTGCAACGAGCATTCCTGCTTGCCTACCtgcctgcatgtgtgcatgtgtgcattgttTTGATTTGCAAATATGCATGAACTGTTTTACATCACCATgttgacagccatactccattttaagaggcatgcgtgctgggtatgtcctGTTTCCATAGCCCAGCAAACAGTAaaatggattacgggatctttaagaTGCGCATTAGACCtcctgcatgcatgtacacatgaaggaggttcaggcacttaggtctgcacatctgttgacctgctAGATCAGGAAAAATTCTACCTCTTAACTAAAACGTGccgagactgggattcaaaccctggaccctcaaGTTGAGTCTAAGTTTTAACAAGTCAACTGTTGTGCCCATCCTGTTAGTACAGTGATTCTTGAATGTCCTAAGAAGCACCTCTGCTCATGAATAACAACGAAATTCCTGTGAAAACTAATGAGCACGAAAACAGGCTCTGTTACTATCACAATGCTTGATTCTTGAACTGTGCCAAGAAGCACATCTGCTTGTGAATAATAATGGAATCCCTGTGAATACTAATCAGCAGGTTCACTTGCTATTACGAGTACTTATAGTACCTGACTCCTTGAACTGTGCCAAAAACATCCATAAGTGAAAAGCTTAACATAATGATGTTTAACAGAAAGCTTCATCCATTTCATCCTAAGTACCCCTCaaaataaactacacacacacacacacacacacacacacacacacacacaaacctattcTAAACAGGTACTTATATCACACCAACCATCCTATTGACTCATCTGCTTCTTGAACTCTGtctggttgagtgtgtgtgcaggtgtgggtgtgtttgtgtgtttggtgtttctgatgcatgtatgtttatgtatgtgccaCTTATAGTTGTAAATGCCATGAGCTCCCTGCCTGAGATGTGTGagcatcaatcatcatcattatcattattatcatcaccaacataatcattatcatttttataccTGTATAAGTTCCTGGCCACATCCTCTTCATTTCTGGCgtacccatcatcatcactgaaactAAACCCTGTGCCCACCTGGATAAATGCAGAAATCCACCAATGTTAATTGTATTTTGCGATGTATCATTCaggtattgtgatgtttgatatgtatgttgagtgttgtgtttgtgtgtgtgtgtgtgtgtgtgtgtgtgtgtgtgtgtgtgtgtgtgtgtgtaaatgaattccTGATAGTGTTTGTTTAGATGTCTGTGCAGGATTATGTATATAAGTTGTCACTTGAGAGTCTAAATGCAAAttctacatcagtacatgtcaATTTTATTTTTCACAATGCAGTGCATTGAGGATGTTTTGCATGGAAAGACACGATACTGATTAAATTATAATTAAGTAATCATCAGTTTTGTATGTTCTCTTTGATATGTTTGCACTTAATATGACAAGTTGTTTATGTGGTTAAAAATACACATGtaggttttacacacacacacacacacacacacacacacacgctttctctttctcactctctctctctctctcacacacacacaaacacacacacacacacacacaatgtgcgcaTTCACGCCCACACCATGCACACTTGTTTTAAGTAACCAATAAATCTAAAGGGCAATGAATAACAATGTTCCAACTCACTGGATTGTCAACATACAACAAGGAGTACTTTTCATTCCAGGTGATGTTCCTTGGCAGTACTGTTCAAAAGAAATTAAGAGCAATTAACTGCTTTCATTCTGCATACACATGTCTGAATACACCCATCAACACACATGGAAGTTGTTCAAATATAAAGCATATATTCCTTAATTGTGTGAtcaagcacaaaaacaaacacagttctCTTATCTCGGTAACAGTCATTAAATTTacttatcacacacagacacacacagacacacacacacacacgcacacacacatgaacacacacacacacgcacacacgcaagaacacacacacaccacatacacccacacccacactgaaacccacatacacacacatgctgtcttCACAGCCCACATTTAAAGTCCTTGTTGATGTAGAAAGGCCCTTGCTCCACAAACAGTCCAAAGAGAGAGGACCCCCCGGGCCCTCCTTGCAGCCACATCAGCACTGGAGCTGTGGCAGCATTTTTCTGCAACATGTATTggacagtttctgtttcagtttctcaaggagacatcactgctttcaaacaaatccatatacactacaccacatccgctaggcagatgtctgacagcagcatcacccaaaATGCTGGTCAAGCCTTAAGTATGCACATgcaaatatttgtgtacctatcacagtggattcctgtgtgtcactgctgctgttgttactctcattcttcactcttttttttctctttttagtaATTCTATAAACTgaaaatttttttccaaaattatcATTTTAATACCTGATCAAAGCAAGATAGGCAGCATGGAAAGTTAAACCACATTATCTAATCAGTGACTGAAATggacagaatggcagaaagatagacagaaagatagaggagaCTGCCTTGACAGGCCatctacacacagaaagagagaatgaggaacAGTAACAGTAcacggagatacagagatacagattaCTAGCATCAGTACATTATCAaaacattgaaaaacaaaaagaaaggaaccaAAACACAAtcagtatgtggagtgatggtttaGTGGTAAAACATcctcctaggaagcaagagaatctgagcacacaggtcCGAATCCCAcattcaccagtattttctccctcacCACAAGACCTTGAGCAGCTGTcttgacactagtcattcggatgacatgaGATGAtgaacagaggtcctgtgtgtggtatgcacttagtgcatgtaaatgaacacatggcaacaaaagggttgttcttgacaaaattttgttgaaaagtccacattgataggaaaaggaaatacacttgcaggcaggacaaaaaaaaaaaaaaaaaaaaaaaaaaaagatagcactGCAATGTAGTCAccactctccccggggagagcagcccgagtttcacacagagaaatctgttctgacaaagagtaatacaacacaacacaacacaacacagtagtaGGGCGACCAACCTGTGCAgggaagaaccagaagaacatGTTACTGTGGTAGGTGCTATTGACTGTGATGAAACCAGAATAACTTTTTCCGGACCACCCAGGTAACCCAGTCACCTGACTGAGCTGGTGAGCTACAAGACAGAAATAATTTAAAGCATTAAAGACAGAAAACATTTCAAACTGTTTTCTACTATACATACAAAAAAGATATAACAAAATCATGAGAAAATCATTGATTGAAAGACTAGCATGCAAAAAAAGCAGTTTGATAATTCAAgcaagaaaaagagacacagacataaaaaggAAAACAGCATCAGATGTTCAAGCTACTGTTGTGGGAATTTCAGTCTTGGTTCACTCCTCCTACCCAGACTTGGGTGTGCCAGGGATTCAAACAGAAGGAATGTAACCACACACCTAAGTGTCATTACTTCAAGGCTGTACCTGCCCAAATTTCCCGACAAACACTGCAGTGTCTGTATTTTCTGGGCTAGATTAACACTGGATTACATAATAAAAGATGCAAAGAATACAGCAGTCATCTCACATCCCCTCAGACTGAACAGGATCtccacactatcatcatcacaatcctcTTCATAGATCTATCCTCATGGAATAATGACATAGTTCttgtgtcagtgacacactgacatatTCTTGCCCACTCACCAACTTCTGGTTTCCCTTGCTGCAGGTATGGTGTCAGAAACAATGGTTGGCCAGGATCCACCCCATTCTGAAGCATGGGCGGATAGGACTTGGGGAACATTTTCCGAAAAACGCCCCTGCCACTGGCCAATCCCAGCAGAAGGAAGGCAACCAAGACAATGGACTTCATGGCTGCTTTCTGAAACTGCCACATACAGTCTACCCATGTCAaattgtttttcacacacacacacacacacacacacacgtgcacacgcacaaaaagaaaagaaaagaaaagaaaaaaaaggaagaaaataccaTTTACAAAGAGGTATCATAATCATTCATACAGAAGTATCATGATCATTgttaagtgcttagagcttggtctctgactgaggatagagcagatgcctggcctaAACATAAATCCAACATGCTGGTCAGACTTTGAGAGACTACCATATCTAAAAGTTTCTACAAAATATtatcataaaatgaaataaaatatttaaacaaaataaacacgtaAATACAGAAAATGAATCATATGCCATACGTAGAAAGCAAATCATTGAAATAAGAATGGGCCACATTGAACGAACTTGTGCACAACTACACAcgcgtgcatactcacacaagtatgcaaatgcgcacacacacacacacacacacacacacacacacacacacacacacacacacacacatcgacacataACCAACCCACAAACATGCATACCCTGGCCCGACCactacatacgcgcacacacagcaAATCATGATGAACTTTATGGGAACGAAAAGTAAAAGTTGTCCAATACTAGCACAAGAACTCTGAACACAGCTGTAATTTAAAAGAAGTACAAATTACAGACGTCTACCATCTCTGATACTGTTCACGCATATGTAACCATATCAACCAACAAGAAAAATGGAAACTTTTTTCCCACCTCCCGATtgcagcagaagaaaagaaatgaaaatggcgTTTCGTAGTCAGTTATTGTCACATGATTTTCATCATGTGATTTCCGTTAACCATGTGACCACGGACGTTACTATTGTGTCACGAGCCAATCAATGTACGCCCGTGATATAAATAAACGTCTGTGCAAGTGACAGTGCAATTCGTCTCTTCACCGAAAACacagtaaaatttttttttttttttttttttttttttttttttaagcagaaaaGTCAATACTGCGTTTTCATGCAATGAAAACTGACCtccaagatttttttgttttgttttgttttgttttttgttttctgtgagaGCAACGTCAGTCTTATATTATGTGTAAGCATAAACTGTATACTAAGTGCCAGCATGACTTGAAGTTTTCTCTGTGAGAGATACGACAGATCTTCAGTTATATGCATGAGAATAAATTGTATACAAAGTGTC includes the following:
- the LOC143301850 gene encoding putative serine carboxypeptidase CPVL, translating into MKSIVLVAFLLLGLASGRGVFRKMFPKSYPPMLQNGVDPGQPLFLTPYLQQGKPEVAHQLSQVTGLPGWSGKSYSGFITVNSTYHSNMFFWFFPAQKNAATAPVLMWLQGGPGGSSLFGLFVEQGPFYINKDFKLLPRNITWNEKYSLLYVDNPVGTGFSFSDDDGYARNEEDVARNLYSLLEQFFQIYTEFQTNPFYVTGESYAGKYVPAISYKIHMENQGQPKVRINFKGMAIGDGLCDPVTMFPRYADFMFNLGLLDESQAAYFGNQALKATEFIKQKQYMEAFLIFDKLLNGDLTKQVPYFKQKSGLSDYYNFLRTQAPEDNNYYGQYLADPTVRRAIHVGNLTYNEGSRVEKHLLNDVMASVKPWIAVIMDNYKVMIYNGQLDIIIAVPLTEAWLQTVQWKGLPAYKLAERHIWKVNSSDTEVAGWVRQVDNFYQVIVRDAGHILPYDQPARAYDMIQRFIEEKPF